In Verrucomicrobiota bacterium, the sequence CTCCCAAGCCACCACATCGAGCTGCAACTCCTGGCTGAGCTTGTAGAACATGTCGATATTCTTGGAGCCGATGCGGAAAAAATTATCCGTGGCCATGAGTTGTGCACCGCCGAAAACCTTGCAGCGAATGTCGTCCTTCTTCGCCCCGACGCGGATCATCGCCGAGAGGACTTTCGGGATGCCGGTATCG encodes:
- a CDS encoding chemotaxis protein CheD, which gives rise to MIGICFLAAKPQRWGFFYDEKRRIGGLLHAMLPSASLHPGQKIREAMFLDTGIPKVLSAMIRVGAKKDDIRCKVFGGAQLMATDNFFRIGSKNIDMFYKLSQELQLDVVAWE